AGTTCGCTTCGTGCCGGGCACTAAGCAGAGCACCTCTGCTGTGCGTCAGGTGGTTGTAGAATGTGTGTGCGGAGCTGGACACCCATCAGCGGGTGGGGCCTATATCCCCTGCCCTTGAACCTGGGCAGTGAGGTTCCGGTGTCTGCCTGGACCAGCACCACGTGGCAAAGGGGACACTGTGACTGGAGGGCTAGGTCATGAGGCTTCACGGCTCTGGCTGGAACATGGGTCCTTGGCAcacagccaccatgctgtgaggaagcctgGGCAGCCCGTGGAGAGGGACCCAGGCCCACAGCCAGCACCGCCTTCCCAGGCACAGACACCCTCCCCCGCAACCGCGCCCTCACCAGCCTCCAGGGAAATCCTGGGGCAGCTTGCCATCTGGCGGGAGGTAACCGCGGGCCCTCTCACCGAATCCTTGTCTACAAAGCGGGTGCTATTACTAATTCCGTTGAAGGGGAGGACACGGAGGAGTCGCCTGCCTCGGGCAACAGGGCTGTCAGTGAAGAAGCTGAGGGGGAACGTGGGCGCCGGCACCCACACGCTTTTCCTGCAGGATGCGCACCCGGCCCTGCCGTCCCTGCAGAACCCGGGCACCAGCAAGGCCTCTTGTCATTCTAAACTTGGCCTTGCCGGCACTCCAGGCCACCTGCACCGGCAAAGCAAGTGAGGACCCTCCCGAGGGAAGGATCCTGTCTGCCGTCATCTGCCAGCCAGGGTCCAGAGCCTGCTGACCACGAGCCCTACCTCAGGCTCCCCCCTGGGATCCGCAGCAGGCTGGCGGGGCGAGGTCATCGTCGGGGGCCCTGAATCCCATCCCCACTAGCTGGCAGCACCCCAGCTGTGAAACAGCAACGCCATGGCTCCCAGTCCTAGAACCCTGACAGTGAGACAAGAGCACCCGGGCCAGGGCCTGGCCCCTAAAGACACCCGCCCAGGGTCTGCCTCTGCTGAGGTCTCCCAACGAGGTGGGGAAGCGGCTGGCCGAGCAGCaccctgaggcacagagatggccAGGTGAGGCACCGTTTCTCCTAGAAGATTCGACAGGAAAGCAGCACACCACGGACACCAGGTTACTGGGGAACAGACCGCCAGATAGGCTGAAACGATGGAGTCCCGAACCGTGTGATTTATTGGGGGCTGGGGCCAAGTGGGCTGTGGTGGCAGGGGTGCTACGTGTCACAGTCCTCAGGGATGGCTGCCGTGATGATGAGCGAGGGCTCCATGACCCCGGAGCTCACCAGGCTCTCCTCCGCACAGAGTCTCTGGCTGGGCAGCTGGGAGGTCAGGCCGCCCTGCGCCAGGGATGCCACGATGACCTCGGCCGAGCCCACCTCCAGCTCGGCGGGTGGCTGAAGTGCCACCACCACCATCTTCTCGTCCTCAATGACCAGGTTCCGGAGTTTGCGCTGCCGCGGGTTATAGTTCTCCACCCGGTCGTGGATCTCCATGTGCCTCCGGAGGTGGGCCTGGAGGGCGAGGGGActcagggctgggcagggagggccccggggtggggggcaggaggagggaccCCGGCCGGCCCCAGGCCTACCTGCCGGGTGAACTTGTAGCCGCACTCGGTGCATTCGAACTTCCTGACGCCCTTGTGCCTTCGGACGTGCACGCGCAGCTGCTCCACggctgtgggagggaggggaccccGGTGTTgaggggaggcaggaagtggGCACCACGGTGCCCAGATGAGGGCAGTCCGGGGTCTGCAGCTGCTCCGAGGGCCCTGCCAGGCTCCAATGCCACCCTGAGGGTGCCACTGCACGAGACCCTCCAGGGCTCCCGCCCTGCCCTGTCACCGCAGCTCCAAGGTCCAGTCTTTAACGCACAGGGAGAAGAGATTCTCTGGTAGGAAGACTGGCACCAAGAAGGAGCGTGCGACAGCCACCGCCGTGCCTGACCTCTCCCCGCGGACGCTCTCTGGCCCCGGTCAGCGGGATAcggcccaccctccaccccacgcAGGGCGTGCCTGGGGAAGGGTGAGAGCCAGGAGCCTCCCGCAGGCCCAGGTACCTTTGAAGGTCTTCCCACAGATCTGGCAGAAGTGGGGCCGGCCTTCCTGGTGGCGGCTGGCCACGTGCCTCAGCAGGGGCCCCTTCTCGGTGAAGCGCTGCTCGCAGAACTCACAGCCGAAGGGCCTCTCGCCAGTGTGAGTGCGGTTGTGCTTGTCCAGGCTGGCTGTGGGGACAAGGCGGGGGCTCAGCCGCTGCGCCGCGGCCCGGGACGGGGAGAGGACAGGCCTGCCTCACCTTGGGTGCGGAAGGTCTTGCCGCAGAGGTGGCACTGGAagggcttctcgcccgtgtgcGTACGCAGGTGCATGTTGAGATTAGCTTTCTGGGTGAAGGCGTGGCTGCAGAACTCACACACGTACGGCCTCTCATTCCTGTCcggagcagggggcggggcaggagcaTCACCATGGGAAGCAGCCCCCTTCACCCCGCGACAGCTGGGAGCACGGCTGGCCCCGGAGCCAGGGAAACCGGCCAGGCCGAGGCAAACCCGCCTGAGCCGTGGGACCGGGCGCAGGCCGAGACCAGCCGTGCGGCACAAGGGCTCGGGCAGTGACAGGAGGGGCACCGGCGCCATCCCGGGAACCACAAAACTAAGAATCTGCCATCATGTTACCCTGAGGTCCTCTCCCTCAGCCTTTCTGCCCGGCAAGCCTACTTCCCCCCTCAGGTGCCCCCACCAAAGAGGCTACAGGCACCGGACTCGGGGTGGAGAACGTTCTGTCCCACACGAGCATCACCTAGCTGCCTTCTGGACCCTCCAGGCCGGCAGTAGGACCAGGCCCCGGGGAAGCCCGGCCAGCCCGCACCTGTGCTTGGCCTTGATGTGCATCTGCAGGCCGTTTCGGCTTGAGGCCCTGTGCCCACACTCCTCACACACGAACAGTTTCTCCCCTCGGTGCTTGAAGGCCTCGTGCAGCTGCAGTTCTGTTCGGGACAGGAAGCACTTGGCACAGGTGGGACACTGTGAGGCAAAGGGAGTGAGACCAGGCTGAGAACAGGGAGGGGTTCCCTGGCCCCCCGCACGACAGGAACCACACAGCCTGCCGGGTCTGACGCGGCTGTGGCCACCTCTCTACGGCCAGCTCCCAGTTCTCAGCACAGCCTGGCACTTACGGCGTGGGGCTTGGGGGCTCCGTGGAGTTTGATCAGGTGGCTCTGCAAGTCCTTCTTCTGCATGAACTGCTGGGAGCAGGAGGAGCACTGGAAAACAGGCCCGAGGTCACCTCGGAGGCCACCCACACCAATGGGAATCCTGGCCACCCCTAGGCTATCGGGGCAGCAACCCACAGGCAGGGCCCAGCCCGAGACGACAGGAGGCTCCTTGGTGTGAAGGACGCTCCAGAGAGGACCCCCCCCTCCGACCATGCCATGCCCACGGAGATGCCGAGCCTGCCctccacagaaagaaaaaggacccagAGAGGGCCAGGGGCACTGCCTGAAGGGAGGGGATGCTGGATGGGTCCAGAAGGCTGGGCATCTTGACAGCTGGTGAGAGGGAGGTGCCTAACATCACCCCACGTTCAGGGCTTGGCAAGAGGGATCTaggggctgcccctccgcccacGGCCCCGGGGACAGGCCGAGCCTGACCTTGTAGGGCATCTCCCCCGTGTGGGACACCATGTGCACCCGCAGCTCCATCCTCCGGCGGAAGGTCTCCTGGCACACGGAGCACGTGAAGACCTGGCAGTGTGAGGGGCAAGCAGGGCCGGCATCAGGGGGGGGCCTCTGCCTGCGACGGCAGCCTCTGCCCGGGCTTCCACTCGCTGCTGGGAGGAGTCTGCCCGAGGGGGGGGACGCTAGGGTGGGAGAGGGCAACACGTGACCTGCCTGCCCTGACCCTGACCGTGGCTGAGCACTGCAAACCCACCACAcaggctgggggcaggagccGGGAGACCTCACCCGCAGACCCCACACACGACAGGCCTCtaggaggagagggtggggttCAGCCGGCCACGTCACGTGGGCCGgccagcagggtgggggcagcagcCCGTCCCCACCAAGGCGCCCCTTCTCCAGAGTCCAGGGACCCAAGCAGGCAAACTCAAAATGCTTTCCAAAAAGTCCCTCTGGGGCCGGTCCCTTCCGCCCTCGGGACCAGTGTCCCCACCTGTAATACCAGGAAGCGGACTCGATGGCATCCGCTGGAGCGGACACTCCAGCTCTCTTGAGTTTACAATCCTAAGACGGCTTCCTGAGGGCCCCTCTCAGATGGCAGGAAGACGAAGGCCAGCGTCCCCTGCCCACAGAGTCCTTGGCCAGTGCCCGCAAGTACCTGTTCCGAGCGGTTCATGCAGTTCCGGGCTTCGTGCTCCAGGAGGTTCTCCTTCCGAAAGTAGCACTTTCCACACTTGGGACATTCAAagggtttctccccagtgtgtTTCCTGCCAGGAAAAGCCACGGCGGGTGCGGGAGACTGAGTAACTGCCCGCCTCCCCCTCACCCGGTGTCCCTCTGGCTCCCCCACCGACAGCGCCGTGCTCCACAGTGCAGCGCAAGAGTGGTCCTGAGGCCGGCCACGGCTCACCACGAGGCTTGTTCAGGCCTGGCTGATGCACCTGCACGGGGGAACCCAGAAACCCTCCTCTTGTGGGAGCCCGCACAGCTCCCTACAGCGGGGCCACCGCAGGGCCACACAGGCCCAGCTGGCTAGCATCTCTGCAAAGACAGAAATGATCCCTGGGTCCCGACTTCCTAGAGAAAGCACCCGGTCTGCCTGGAAGTTCTGCGGGCTTTACCTTCAAAACCGTAGCCAGAATCTGAGCACTTCACCTCACCTCCACTGCTATCACCGAGCACAGCCATGCCACCCCTGGGTTCCCGCCAAGCCTGCCTCCCGACAGACGTGAAATTCAGCGGCCAGAGGCGCCCTCAGATATAGTCAGACCTCATCGCCTCTTTGCTCCCAACCCAGCGATGCTGCCCGTTTCACTGAGCAGGGGGTGAAACGAGAAGGCCGGGGGCCTAGCCGGCCTGCCCCTGACCGCGGGGCTTCGCTCCCCAGGTCTGGTCTCCCTGATGCTCACCGGCCCCTGGCTCACCCCAAGCTGTCTGCTCTGGCTCTCCTGGACCCAcaaccccctcccctccgcccccacccccaccccgctgccATGCGCTTGGTGGAAGTCCTCATCTCCTTGGAGTCTGCTCAAGATTCCTTCCTTTAAAACtgcaaccccaccccacccctaggTGGgactctcctcctttcttccgtGGCACTTCCCACCTTCCAGCACCCTGTCAAGTCGCTGTCAGTTCCAGTCTGCTCTGCCCCGCTGGAAGGAAGGCCCCATGAGGCCCCTGCTCTATCCGCTAAGGTACACCAAGCGCCCAGAACAGCCTTGTCAGCCACGCAGCAGAAGACCGGAAGAGCTCTTACGACTTCGCAGAGGCCATCCTCCACCACTCAATTAACTGTCCTTGTCCCCATCCCAATGACCTCACGAGGGCACATCCCCTCGCAGTTCTCAAGGCCAGTCCAGCGGCCTGCACCGGAGTCTTCTGCTGGGGGAGCATCCAGGCTGACGTGGGTCACTCCAGGGTGCCTCCCACACGGGTCTTCCCCAGACCCCACTGGCCGCAGGTGCCTCACAGCAAGGCGAGCAAACAGGCATCCCCCAGCTCCCATCACTACTAGCTTCCCAGAGTGTCGCACTGAGAA
Above is a window of Panthera uncia isolate 11264 chromosome C1 unlocalized genomic scaffold, Puncia_PCG_1.0 HiC_scaffold_4, whole genome shotgun sequence DNA encoding:
- the ZBTB48 gene encoding telomere zinc finger-associated protein, with the translated sequence MDGSFIQHSVRVLQELNKQREKGQYCDATLDVGGLVFKAHWSVLACCSHFFQSLYGDGSGGSVVLPAGFAEIFGLLLDFFYTGHLALTSGNRDQVLLAARELRVPEAVELCQSFKPKTSVGQASSGQSGLGKPTPRNVNSHLKEPAGLEEEEVSKTLGQVPRDQEISGSHSPERPQLGLPAPSEGPSFHRGKLKQALKLCPPEDKEPEDCKAPPRPFEAEGVQLQGGNNEWEVVVQVEDDGDGDYVSESEALPTRRKSNMIRKPCAAEPALSTGSLAAEPAESRKGRAVPVECPTCHKKFLSKYYLKVHNRKHTGEKPFECPKCGKCYFRKENLLEHEARNCMNRSEQVFTCSVCQETFRRRMELRVHMVSHTGEMPYKCSSCSQQFMQKKDLQSHLIKLHGAPKPHACPTCAKCFLSRTELQLHEAFKHRGEKLFVCEECGHRASSRNGLQMHIKAKHRNERPYVCEFCSHAFTQKANLNMHLRTHTGEKPFQCHLCGKTFRTQASLDKHNRTHTGERPFGCEFCEQRFTEKGPLLRHVASRHQEGRPHFCQICGKTFKAVEQLRVHVRRHKGVRKFECTECGYKFTRQAHLRRHMEIHDRVENYNPRQRKLRNLVIEDEKMVVVALQPPAELEVGSAEVIVASLAQGGLTSQLPSQRLCAEESLVSSGVMEPSLIITAAIPEDCDT